In Microplitis mediator isolate UGA2020A chromosome 2, iyMicMedi2.1, whole genome shotgun sequence, a single window of DNA contains:
- the LOC130678459 gene encoding caprin homolog isoform X3, with protein sequence MPSANPKLEKQASTEATDPIRQAITVIEHKIRNLEKRKGKLESYKDLQKNGKELNHDQKTAVAKYDEVLQTLEITRELYKQIVGISNDFAKQQKKQARKEALERMQQDTAKVREVLLIQDVLINIGGEVVREDFLAGANGAAKLTQDDLKYLDDFYNEVTMKRQPESGEPAFAQQLQKAAEHYMGILEGKQREVVGTTYSRLKEIITSVNSCGYFDQVQIQETEVITTEVESELDQPDVAAGQAPPPTIVQHIPPPAVNAPIPTQTFTNQNFTGTPVQVPQQVIYQHPPQEMSHIPGFANPNPPPPIPMPPSHQQQNIQYSPQHPAGQFQPPAGQQAVQPTQNFDQQETQQQPEEKNEQHVEEPEVAPAEADSSNEPVNWCQMADAPMDEWSSNENAQQSEHSDHQQSQQAWGEQRSSGYRGRGGRRGNSNGYNGRGRGGGNYQQNGRGGGQGNASSSYYRNDNSNYQNGYQPRNYNNDGGNSNYNGNFKRGGGGGSGGGGPRTNSRGGDRPGIDRGGRGGQFRGGQRGGNRGGGYVPRGKPQTQQ encoded by the exons ATGCCTTCTGCCAACCCTAAACTAGAGAAACAGGCCTCCACGGAGGCCACTGATCCGATTCGCCAAGCCATCACCGTAATCGAGCACAAGAtaagaaatttagaaaaacGCAAg GGTAAGCTCGAGTCGTATAAAGACCTCCAGAAAAATGGAAAGGAGTTGAATCATGACCAAAAAACGGCAGTCGCCAAGTACGACGAGGTGTTACAGACGTTGGAGATCACTCGTGAGCTGTACAAGCAGATCGTCGGTATCTCCAATGACTTTGCTaagcaacaaaaaaagcagGCGAGAAAGGAAGCATTGGAAAGGATGCAGCAGGACACTGCCAAG GTTCGCGAAGTCCTGCTGATCCAAGACGTGCTGATAAACATCGGCGGAGAAGTTGTTCGTGAGGATTTTCTCGCTGGTGCAAATGGTGCGGCCAAGTTGACGCAAGATGACCTGAAGTACTTGGACGATTTTTACAACGAAGTCACGATGAAGCGCCAGCCTGAGTCCGGTGAGCCAGCGTTTGCTCAGCAGCTGCAAAAAGCCGCTGAACATTACATGGGAATTCTCGAGGGCAAACAACGCGAGGTTGTCGGCACTACGTACTCGAGGCTCAAGGAAATAATCACCTCCGTCAACTCCTGTGGTTACTTCGATCAAGTCCAGATTCAAGAGACTGAAGTCATTACCACTGAAGTT GAGTCTGAGCTCGACCAACCGGATGTTGCTGCTGGCCAGGCACCACCACCTACCATTGTACAACACATTCCTCCACCAGCGGTAAATGCGCCGATTCCAACTCAAACTTTCACCAACCAAAACTTCACCGGTACACCTGTTCAAGTCCCACAGCAAGTTATTTATCAGCATCCGCCGCAGGAAATGTCACACATTCCTGGATTCGCGAATCCTAATCCTCCACCACCTATACCAATGCCACCATCGCATCAGCAGCAAAATATCCAGTACAGTCCTCAGCATCCTGCTGGACAATTCCAACCTCCTGCTGGACAGCAGGCAGTTCAACCAACACAGAACTTTGATCAACAGGAAACGCAACAACAGCCAGAG gaaAAGAATGAGCAGCATGTTGAAGAACCAGAAGTAGCTCCCGCAGAAGCTGATTCTTCAAACGAACCAGTTAATTGGTGTCAAATGGCCGATGCTCCCATGGACGAGTGGTCGTCAAACGAAAACGCCCAGCAGTCTGAACACTCAGACCACCAGCAGTCGCAGCAAGCTTGGGGTGAACAGCGAAGTAGTGGCTACCGAGGCCGCGGTGGACGACGTGGTAACTCCAATGGTTACAATGGCAGAGGCAGGGGTGGCGGTAATTACCAGCAGAATGGACGCGGAGGAGGACAAGGTAATGCCTCAA GTTCGTATTATCGAAATGACAACAGCAATTACCAGAACGGTTATCAGCCGCGTAATTACAACAATGATGGCGGTAACTCAAATTATAATGGCAACTTCAAACGCGGAGGTGGCGGTGGCAGCGGCGGTGGTGGACCGCGCACCAATTCCAGGGGAGGAGACAGACCTGGAATCGATAGAGGTGGACGTGGTGGACAATTCCGTGGCGGTCAGCGAGGCGGAAATCGCGGTGGTGGTTACGTACCACGTGGCAAACCACAAACGCAACAATAA
- the LOC130678459 gene encoding caprin homolog isoform X2, whose amino-acid sequence MPSANPKLEKQASTEATDPIRQAITVIEHKIRNLEKRKGKLESYKDLQKNGKELNHDQKTAVAKYDEVLQTLEITRELYKQIVGISNDFAKQQKKQARKEALERMQQDTAKVREVLLIQDVLINIGGEVVREDFLAGANGAAKLTQDDLKYLDDFYNEVTMKRQPESGEPAFAQQLQKAAEHYMGILEGKQREVVGTTYSRLKEIITSVNSCGYFDQVQIQETEVITTEVALDAPVEVTTGDGKGVVEQPSEEYNNSGEVTIIPPPESMIPMPNFPVRVAPVAVVTGAAPVAGPITVVAAPQAVPAPHPTAPVETAYYANAAGYVPQPQPAQQPQPQQQTPPRINDVIGTPNFFFLQESELDQPDVAAGQAPPPTIVQHIPPPAVNAPIPTQTFTNQNFTGTPVQVPQQVIYQHPPQEMSHIPGFANPNPPPPIPMPPSHQQQNIQYSPQHPAGQFQPPAGQQAVQPTQNFDQQETQQQPEEKNEQHVEEPEVAPAEADSSNEPVNWCQMADAPMDEWSSNENAQQSEHSDHQQSQQAWGEQRSSGYRGRGGRRGNSNGYNGRGRGGGNYQQNGRGGGQGSYYRNDNSNYQNGYQPRNYNNDGGNSNYNGNFKRGGGGGSGGGGPRTNSRGGDRPGIDRGGRGGQFRGGQRGGNRGGGYVPRGKPQTQQ is encoded by the exons ATGCCTTCTGCCAACCCTAAACTAGAGAAACAGGCCTCCACGGAGGCCACTGATCCGATTCGCCAAGCCATCACCGTAATCGAGCACAAGAtaagaaatttagaaaaacGCAAg GGTAAGCTCGAGTCGTATAAAGACCTCCAGAAAAATGGAAAGGAGTTGAATCATGACCAAAAAACGGCAGTCGCCAAGTACGACGAGGTGTTACAGACGTTGGAGATCACTCGTGAGCTGTACAAGCAGATCGTCGGTATCTCCAATGACTTTGCTaagcaacaaaaaaagcagGCGAGAAAGGAAGCATTGGAAAGGATGCAGCAGGACACTGCCAAG GTTCGCGAAGTCCTGCTGATCCAAGACGTGCTGATAAACATCGGCGGAGAAGTTGTTCGTGAGGATTTTCTCGCTGGTGCAAATGGTGCGGCCAAGTTGACGCAAGATGACCTGAAGTACTTGGACGATTTTTACAACGAAGTCACGATGAAGCGCCAGCCTGAGTCCGGTGAGCCAGCGTTTGCTCAGCAGCTGCAAAAAGCCGCTGAACATTACATGGGAATTCTCGAGGGCAAACAACGCGAGGTTGTCGGCACTACGTACTCGAGGCTCAAGGAAATAATCACCTCCGTCAACTCCTGTGGTTACTTCGATCAAGTCCAGATTCAAGAGACTGAAGTCATTACCACTGAAGTT GCTCTTGATGCACCAGTAGAAGTTACCACTGGTGATGGTAAAGGTGTTGTCGAGCAGCCGTCGGAAGAATACAATAATTCCGGCGAGGTAACAATCATTCCACCCCCGGAGTCAATGATTCCAATGCCCAATTTTCCTGTACGAGTTGCACCGGTCGCTGTTGTTACCGGTGCAGCGCCAGTAGCTGGTCCGATAACAGTAGTTGCTGCACCGCAGGCTGTACCAGCACCGCACCCAACAGCACCTGTTGAAACAGCGTACTACGCAAATGCGGCTGGTTATGTCCCGCAACCCCAGCCAGCTCAGCAGCCACAGCCGCAACAACAAACACCGCCACGCATCAATGACGTTATTGGAACAccaaatttcttctttctgcAGGAGTCTGAGCTCGACCAACCGGATGTTGCTGCTGGCCAGGCACCACCACCTACCATTGTACAACACATTCCTCCACCAGCGGTAAATGCGCCGATTCCAACTCAAACTTTCACCAACCAAAACTTCACCGGTACACCTGTTCAAGTCCCACAGCAAGTTATTTATCAGCATCCGCCGCAGGAAATGTCACACATTCCTGGATTCGCGAATCCTAATCCTCCACCACCTATACCAATGCCACCATCGCATCAGCAGCAAAATATCCAGTACAGTCCTCAGCATCCTGCTGGACAATTCCAACCTCCTGCTGGACAGCAGGCAGTTCAACCAACACAGAACTTTGATCAACAGGAAACGCAACAACAGCCAGAG gaaAAGAATGAGCAGCATGTTGAAGAACCAGAAGTAGCTCCCGCAGAAGCTGATTCTTCAAACGAACCAGTTAATTGGTGTCAAATGGCCGATGCTCCCATGGACGAGTGGTCGTCAAACGAAAACGCCCAGCAGTCTGAACACTCAGACCACCAGCAGTCGCAGCAAGCTTGGGGTGAACAGCGAAGTAGTGGCTACCGAGGCCGCGGTGGACGACGTGGTAACTCCAATGGTTACAATGGCAGAGGCAGGGGTGGCGGTAATTACCAGCAGAATGGACGCGGAGGAGGACAAG GTTCGTATTATCGAAATGACAACAGCAATTACCAGAACGGTTATCAGCCGCGTAATTACAACAATGATGGCGGTAACTCAAATTATAATGGCAACTTCAAACGCGGAGGTGGCGGTGGCAGCGGCGGTGGTGGACCGCGCACCAATTCCAGGGGAGGAGACAGACCTGGAATCGATAGAGGTGGACGTGGTGGACAATTCCGTGGCGGTCAGCGAGGCGGAAATCGCGGTGGTGGTTACGTACCACGTGGCAAACCACAAACGCAACAATAA
- the LOC130678457 gene encoding serine-rich adhesin for platelets-like gives MKRMWFKRVLIVSLFIFQVTSSEETKNEETPTTMNNKIPGVISLEEEYNVTHLNDLLIPAETVSPESLTPSSINDSNSSINDNSTALNTTGSSNLTEANAEGLNETSPVNATSDDTTLAINATNENMTTPVNATAPTILANASDGNLETEIGNTTESLNTTSDNSTAPSNLINSTSLDNETALNSMSATPDDSSINSTSSSNSTASAFSTSEANSTAGNSSTNANSTDENTINPLASILEQTSDVIPTIDHYTDLNNGSMVENTTLMSNATEDNATSTDIPTAENVTSDANSTDNNATLTDNSTEVNTTIANNVTTDNIIHPENVTLVNETSANNQTAENPTSADNVTAGNTTEEYPTLDANSTLSDSPITESTPNNITSTIKDTALTNTIADSMAEHTTEISNSTKDNATSTDTPTADNITSDANSTDNNATLAETSMEVNTTIINNVTTGNITHPENSTEGNGTLTENPTLANATSVANSMENNGTIAEGSPEGNETTTENPTVANATSVANSTENNATNAESSSKGNETSAENPTVNNTTAVANSTENNATISENSTEVNTTIINNVTTGNITHPENSTEGNGTRTENPTVANATSVANSTENNATNAESSSGGNETTTENPTVANATSVANSTENNATNAESSSGGNETMAENPTVNSTTSDANSTENNGTIAESLLEGNETSAENPTVNNTTAVANSTENNATIAENSTKVNTTIVNNVTTDIITHPENLTEGNETSANNQTAENPTSVDNVTAGNTTEEHPTLDANSTLSDSPITESTPNNIISTIEDTALTNTIADSLVEHTTLMSNSTDDNVTSADTPAAENTTSDANSTDKNATITETSTEVNTTIVNNVTTENITHPENSTEGNGTTTENPTVANATSVANSTENNATNAESSSGGNETTTENPTVANATSVANSTENNATNAESSSEGNETTAENPTVANATLPENLTDENATAANYPTLENITIPENATKGNTTDNPTADTIIHVDNATGKNETLVKDLMGGNTTSTDNPEEDITLSDDPTVESTSSNVVSTIEQTLFTNAIAGSMVEQTTLEPDLAEENLTVINNTIVNNITSDTSAFENTTSANNSTEGSTTSAENLTENNTSSAEDPTVENTTLSDNLTVENTTHPENLTQGNETLADSPAAENVTVVDELTAGNATSADNSTGDNASSTENLASSSANSTANATSTDNLASSSANSAANATSTDNLASSSANSAANATSTDNLASSSANSAANATSTDNLASSSANSAANATSTDNLASSSANSTANATAEDTTLTADSMIEHITSKSNLTANQTDHITDSTEKTPSEHDKTVINHFDLSGFTMQFFQTLADELAGMSLSKNETDSLSGNVTASNSTALDNETISDNSTAANITLDTNSTTVEPGSNSTETTIANSTANSDSTTLATDVNNSTETGEDNSTTTLQPGDTTIAENSTDDSNSTTEEISIDSTTSTDNSTSAEPQESSILPDVSTDLTTDLFTEVTTSVPDLTTPASDHHLKYTYTITDSDVKIPCLLLSAAMTLEIRYEMMNHTMANGSLTIPKTAQVNGTCSFTDSIMILSWKDEKHLDSKLDESDQIDSNTVVLNFVNKDGKAYLDNIETTIYLDDVNFPYALKKTLKEKSVENLHLFEAKALTEYLICDERTDVHTANVTLTMKNVALIAFNSDEKLSSRKAHVCGNEVTMNVGAIVGGLTAAIVIICVILYFISKKSKKTSANLP, from the exons ATGAAAAGAATGTGGTTTAAACGAGTACTCATTGTTTCGTTATTCATATTCCaag TGACATCTTCAGAAGAAACTAAAAATGAGGAGACTCCCACAACGATGAATAATAAGATACCTGGTGTTATATCTTTAGAAGAAGAATACAATGTAACTCATCtcaatgatttattaattccTGCGGAAACTGTGTCGCCCGAAAGTTTAACACCATCGTCTATAAATGATAGTAACAGTAGTATTAATGACAATTCAACGGCGTTGAATACCACAGGATCTTCTAACTTAACAGAAGCTAATGCTGAAGGATTAAATGAAACATCACCAGTTAATGCAACAAGCGACGACACAACTTTAGCAATTAATGCAACGAATGAAAATATGACAACACCAGTGAATGCAACCGCACCGACAATATTAGCAAATGCATCAGATGGGAATTTAGAAACAGAAATCGGCAATACAACAGAATCTTTGAATACAACAAGCGACAATTCGACAGCTCCATCAAATCTAATAAACTCTACAAGTCTTGATAACGAAACTGCACTAAATTCTATGTCAGCGACTCCTGATGACAGCTCGATAAATAGTACTAGTAGCAGTAATTCAACGGCTTCAGCATTTTCTACATCTGAAGCTAATTCAACAGCAGGAAACTCGAGTACAAATGCTAATTCAACAGACGAAAATACGATTAATCCTCTCGCTTCAATATTAGAGCAAACTTCTGATGTTATTCCAACGATCGACCATTATACAGATCTGAATAATGGTTCAATGGTGGAAAATACAACTCTTATGTCAAATGCAACAGAAGACAATGCGACTTCAACTGATATTCCAACGGCAGAAAATGTAACTTCTGATGCTAACTCAACGGACAATAATGCAACACTTACGGATAATTCAACAGAAGTAAATACAACTATTGCCAATAATGTAACAACAGATAATATAATTCATCCAGAAAATGTAACGCTTGTAAATGAAACTTCAGCGAATAACCAAACAGCAGAAAATCCAACGTCTGCTGATAATGTAACCGCTGGAAATACGACAGAAGAATATCCAACTCTCGATGCTAATTCAACTCTTTCTGATAGTCCAATAACAGAATCTACGCCTAATAATATTACCTCAACAATTAAAGATACAGCACTCACTAATACTATTGCTGATTCAATGGCGGAACATACAACTGAAATCTCAAATTCAACAAAAGACAATGCGACTTCAACTGATACTCCAACGGCAGACAATATAACTTCTGATGCTAACTCAACGGACAATAATGCAACACTTGCGGAAACTTCAATGGAAGTAAATACAACCATTATCAATAATGTAACAACAGGAAATATAACACATCCAGAAAATTCAACAGAAGGAAACGGAACTCTTACCGAAAACCCAACACTAGCTAATGCAACGTCTGTTGCTAACTCAATGGAAAATAATGGAACAATTGCGGAAGGTTCTCCAGAAGGAAACGAAACTACTACCGAAAACCCAACAGTAGCTAATGCAACGTCTGTTGCTAACTCAACAGAAAATAATGCAACAAATGCGGAAAGTTCATCGAAAGGAAACGAAACTTCTGCCGAAAACCCAACAGTGAATAATACAACGGCTGTTGCTAATTCAACGGAAAATAATGCAACAATTTCGGAAAATTCAACGGAAGTAAATACAACCATTATCAATAATGTAACAACAGGAAATATAACACATCCAGAAAATTCAACAGAAGGAAATGGAACTCGTACCGAAAACCCAACAGTAGCTAATGCAACGTCTGTTGCTAACTCAACAGAAAATAATGCAACAAATGCGGAAAGTTCATCGGGAGGAAACGAAACTACTACCGAAAACCCAACAGTAGCTAATGCAACGTCTGTTGCTAACTCAACAGAAAATAATGCAACAAATGCGGAAAGTTCATCGGGAGGAAACGAAACTATGGCCGAAAACCCAACAGTAAATAGTACAACGTCTGATGCCAACTCAACGGAAAATAATGGAACAATCGCAGAAAGTTTATTGGAAGGAAACGAAACTTCTGCCGAAAACCCAACAGTAAATAATACAACGGCTGTTGCTAATTCAACGGAAAATAATGCAACAATTGCGGAAAATTCAACGAAAGTAAATACAACTATTGTCAATAATGTAACAACAGATATTATAACACATCCAGAAAATTTAACAGAAGGAAATGAAACTTCAGCGAATAACCAAACAGCAGAAAATCCAACGTCTGTTGATAATGTAACCGCTGGAAATACGACTGAAGAACATCCAACTCTCGATGCGAATTCAACTCTTTCTGATAGTCCAATAACAGAATCTACGCCTAATAATATTATCTCAACAATTGAAGATACAGCACTCACTAATACAATTGCTGATTCATTGGTGGAACACACAACTCTTATGTCAAATTCAACAGACGACAATGTGACTTCAGCCGATACTCCAGCGGCAGAAAATACAACTTCTGATGCTAACTCAACAGACAAAAATGCAACAATTACGGAAACTTCAACGGAAGTAAATACAACTATTGTCAATAATGTAACAACAGAAAATATAACACATCCAGAAAATTCAACAGAAGGAAATGGAACTACTACCGAAAACCCAACAGTAGCTAATGCAACGTCTGTTGCTAACTCAACAGAAAATAATGCAACAAATGCGGAAAGTTCATCGGGAGGAAACGAAACTACTACCGAAAACCCAACAGTAGCTAATGCAACGTCTGTTGCTAACTCAACAGAAAATAATGCAACAAATGCGGAAAGTTCATCGGAAGGAAACGAAACTACTGCCGAAAACCCAACAGTAGCTAATGCAACACTTCCGGAAAACTTAACAGACGAAAATGCAACGGCTGCGAATTATCCAACATTAGAAAACATCACAATTCCGGAAAATGCAACAAAAGGAAATACTACTGATAATCCAACAGCAGACACTATAATACATGTGGATAACGCAACAGGTAAAAATGAAACTCTCGTTAAAGATTTAATGGGAGGAAATACAACTTCTACTGATAATCCAGAAGAAGATATAACTCTTTCTGATGATCCGACAGTAGAATCTACGTCTTCAAATGTTGTTTCAACAATTGAACAAACACTATTTACTAATGCAATTGCTGGTTCAATGGTGGAACAGACAACTCTCGAACCCGATTTAGcagaagaaaatttaactgttatcaacaatacaatagttaataatataaCATCTGATACATCAGCGTTCGAAAACACAACTTCTGCTAATAATTCTACCGAAGGAAGTACAACTTCTGCTGAAAATTTAACAGAAAACAACACGTCTTCTGCCGAAGATCCAACAGTAGAAAATACAACTCTTTCTGATAACTTGACAGTAGAAAATACAACACATCCAGAAAACTTAACACAAGGAAATGAAACTCTTGCGGATAGTCCAGCAGCAGAAAATGTAACTGTTGTTGATGAGTTAACCGCTGGAAATGCGACATCTGCTGATAACTCAACAGGAGACAATGCAAGTTCCACTGAAAATTTAGCAAGTTCTAGTGCTAACTCAACAGCTAATGCAACTTCCACTGATAATTTAGCAAGTTCTAGTGCTAATTCAGCAGCTAATGCAACTTCCACTGATAATTTAGCAAGTTCTAGTGCTAATTCAGCAGCTAATGCAACTTCCACTGATAATTTAGCAAGTTCTAGTGCTAATTCAGCAGCTAATGCAACTTCCACTGATAATTTAGCAAGTTCTAGTGCTAATTCAGCAGCTAATGCAACTTCCACTGATAATTTAGCAAGTTCTAGTGCTAACTCAACAGCTAATGCAACAGCAGAAGATACAACTCTTACCGCTGATTCAATGATAGAGCACATAACTTCTAAATCTAATTTAACAGCAAATCAGACAGATCACATTACTGACTCGACAGAAAAAACTCCATCGGAACACGATAAAACAGTAATAAACCATTTCGACTTATCCGGATTTACAATGCAATTTTTCCAAACACTTGCTGATGAATTAGCTGGTATGAgcctctctaaaaatgaaacaGATTCCCTTAGTGGAAATGTCACAGCATCAAATTCTACTGCTCTTGATAATGAAACAATTTCTGACAACTCTACAGCTGCAAACATTACTTTAGATACTAACAGTACAACAGTAGAACCAGGTTCAAACTCAACTGAAACTACTATCGCCAATTCGACTGCAAATTCAGATTCAACTACTCTAGCAACCGATGTCAATAACTCTACAGAAACTGGCGAAGACAATTCAACTACAACATTGCAACCGGGAGATACAACTATCGCTGAGAATTCAACCGATGATTCAAATTCTACCACTGAAGAAATTTCTATCGATTCCACAACTTCAACAGACAATTCTACTTCGGCTGAACCTCAAGAGTCATCAATTCTACCAGATGTATCTACTGATCTTACAACTGATTTATTTACAGAAGTAACAACTTCAGTTCCAGATCTAACGACTCCAGCTTCTGATCATCAtctaaaatatacatacaccATTACGGATTCGGATGTGAAGATTCCTTGCTTACTATTGAGTGCGGCAATGACTCTAGAAATTCGTTATGAAATGATGAATCATAcc ATGGCTAATGGAAGTTTAACGATTCCAAAGACGGCACAAGTAAACGGAACTTGTAGTTTCACGGATTCAATTATGATACTAAGCTGGAAAGACGAAAAACATTTAGATTCTAAACTCGACGAGAGTGACCAAATAGACTCGAATACTGTTGTCTTAAATTTCGTAAATAAAGACGGCAAAGCTTATCTTGATAATATCGAAACAACTATTTATCTAGATGACGTTAATTTCCCTTACGCCTTGA AAAAAACTTTGAAAGAAAAGtcagttgaaaatttacatttgTTTGAAGCGAAAGCTTTAACCGAATACTTAATTTGTGATGAACGTACGGATGTTCATACTGCAAATGTTACGTTGACAATGAAAAATGTCGCCCTGATAGCATTCAATTCCGATGAAAAATTATCGTCCAGAAAAG CTCACGTTTGTGGAAATGAAGTGACAATGAATGTAGGAGCTATCGTTGGAGGATTGACGGCTGCAATTGTGAtaatttgtgttattttatactttatttctaaaaaaagtaaaaaaactagCGCAAATCttccataa
- the LOC130678459 gene encoding caprin homolog isoform X1 produces the protein MPSANPKLEKQASTEATDPIRQAITVIEHKIRNLEKRKGKLESYKDLQKNGKELNHDQKTAVAKYDEVLQTLEITRELYKQIVGISNDFAKQQKKQARKEALERMQQDTAKVREVLLIQDVLINIGGEVVREDFLAGANGAAKLTQDDLKYLDDFYNEVTMKRQPESGEPAFAQQLQKAAEHYMGILEGKQREVVGTTYSRLKEIITSVNSCGYFDQVQIQETEVITTEVALDAPVEVTTGDGKGVVEQPSEEYNNSGEVTIIPPPESMIPMPNFPVRVAPVAVVTGAAPVAGPITVVAAPQAVPAPHPTAPVETAYYANAAGYVPQPQPAQQPQPQQQTPPRINDVIGTPNFFFLQESELDQPDVAAGQAPPPTIVQHIPPPAVNAPIPTQTFTNQNFTGTPVQVPQQVIYQHPPQEMSHIPGFANPNPPPPIPMPPSHQQQNIQYSPQHPAGQFQPPAGQQAVQPTQNFDQQETQQQPEEKNEQHVEEPEVAPAEADSSNEPVNWCQMADAPMDEWSSNENAQQSEHSDHQQSQQAWGEQRSSGYRGRGGRRGNSNGYNGRGRGGGNYQQNGRGGGQGNASSSYYRNDNSNYQNGYQPRNYNNDGGNSNYNGNFKRGGGGGSGGGGPRTNSRGGDRPGIDRGGRGGQFRGGQRGGNRGGGYVPRGKPQTQQ, from the exons ATGCCTTCTGCCAACCCTAAACTAGAGAAACAGGCCTCCACGGAGGCCACTGATCCGATTCGCCAAGCCATCACCGTAATCGAGCACAAGAtaagaaatttagaaaaacGCAAg GGTAAGCTCGAGTCGTATAAAGACCTCCAGAAAAATGGAAAGGAGTTGAATCATGACCAAAAAACGGCAGTCGCCAAGTACGACGAGGTGTTACAGACGTTGGAGATCACTCGTGAGCTGTACAAGCAGATCGTCGGTATCTCCAATGACTTTGCTaagcaacaaaaaaagcagGCGAGAAAGGAAGCATTGGAAAGGATGCAGCAGGACACTGCCAAG GTTCGCGAAGTCCTGCTGATCCAAGACGTGCTGATAAACATCGGCGGAGAAGTTGTTCGTGAGGATTTTCTCGCTGGTGCAAATGGTGCGGCCAAGTTGACGCAAGATGACCTGAAGTACTTGGACGATTTTTACAACGAAGTCACGATGAAGCGCCAGCCTGAGTCCGGTGAGCCAGCGTTTGCTCAGCAGCTGCAAAAAGCCGCTGAACATTACATGGGAATTCTCGAGGGCAAACAACGCGAGGTTGTCGGCACTACGTACTCGAGGCTCAAGGAAATAATCACCTCCGTCAACTCCTGTGGTTACTTCGATCAAGTCCAGATTCAAGAGACTGAAGTCATTACCACTGAAGTT GCTCTTGATGCACCAGTAGAAGTTACCACTGGTGATGGTAAAGGTGTTGTCGAGCAGCCGTCGGAAGAATACAATAATTCCGGCGAGGTAACAATCATTCCACCCCCGGAGTCAATGATTCCAATGCCCAATTTTCCTGTACGAGTTGCACCGGTCGCTGTTGTTACCGGTGCAGCGCCAGTAGCTGGTCCGATAACAGTAGTTGCTGCACCGCAGGCTGTACCAGCACCGCACCCAACAGCACCTGTTGAAACAGCGTACTACGCAAATGCGGCTGGTTATGTCCCGCAACCCCAGCCAGCTCAGCAGCCACAGCCGCAACAACAAACACCGCCACGCATCAATGACGTTATTGGAACAccaaatttcttctttctgcAGGAGTCTGAGCTCGACCAACCGGATGTTGCTGCTGGCCAGGCACCACCACCTACCATTGTACAACACATTCCTCCACCAGCGGTAAATGCGCCGATTCCAACTCAAACTTTCACCAACCAAAACTTCACCGGTACACCTGTTCAAGTCCCACAGCAAGTTATTTATCAGCATCCGCCGCAGGAAATGTCACACATTCCTGGATTCGCGAATCCTAATCCTCCACCACCTATACCAATGCCACCATCGCATCAGCAGCAAAATATCCAGTACAGTCCTCAGCATCCTGCTGGACAATTCCAACCTCCTGCTGGACAGCAGGCAGTTCAACCAACACAGAACTTTGATCAACAGGAAACGCAACAACAGCCAGAG gaaAAGAATGAGCAGCATGTTGAAGAACCAGAAGTAGCTCCCGCAGAAGCTGATTCTTCAAACGAACCAGTTAATTGGTGTCAAATGGCCGATGCTCCCATGGACGAGTGGTCGTCAAACGAAAACGCCCAGCAGTCTGAACACTCAGACCACCAGCAGTCGCAGCAAGCTTGGGGTGAACAGCGAAGTAGTGGCTACCGAGGCCGCGGTGGACGACGTGGTAACTCCAATGGTTACAATGGCAGAGGCAGGGGTGGCGGTAATTACCAGCAGAATGGACGCGGAGGAGGACAAGGTAATGCCTCAA GTTCGTATTATCGAAATGACAACAGCAATTACCAGAACGGTTATCAGCCGCGTAATTACAACAATGATGGCGGTAACTCAAATTATAATGGCAACTTCAAACGCGGAGGTGGCGGTGGCAGCGGCGGTGGTGGACCGCGCACCAATTCCAGGGGAGGAGACAGACCTGGAATCGATAGAGGTGGACGTGGTGGACAATTCCGTGGCGGTCAGCGAGGCGGAAATCGCGGTGGTGGTTACGTACCACGTGGCAAACCACAAACGCAACAATAA